The Capsicum annuum cultivar UCD-10X-F1 chromosome 1, UCD10Xv1.1, whole genome shotgun sequence sequence TTGAAAACATTGCTAAATCGTGCAACGCAGTGGCTATTTTGTCAACTGCTGGTTATCATGTAGCTGTTCGCGCAGGCTCAGTGAAGCATCTGATATCACTGAACCGCAAAAATGGAACAAGCTCCGCTCGGTGGCCTAATCTTCCATGGATACACACAGACTCTTGGGTTAAGAATGCCAAAGAAATGCATTCTGATAGCAATGACCAGTTTGAGCCTCAACCGGACACCGTATGCTTTCTACAATTTACATCAGGGTCAACAGGAGATGCTAAAGGAGTTATGATAACTCATGGTGGCGTAATTCATAATGTGAAGTTAATGCGAAGAATATACAAAAGCACATCAAACACAGTGCTAATAAGCTGGCTTCCTCAGTACCATGATATGGGACTTATCGGTGGCCTTTTCACAGCTCTAGTAAGTGGCGGATCAGCAATTTTATTTTCTCCAATGACATTCATCAGGAACCCTCTTATGTGGCTCGATGCGATGAGCAAGTACAAAGCAACTCACAGTGCTGGACCAAACTTTGCATTTGAGCTCGTTGTCCGGAGGTTAGAGGCTAGCAAAGAGAAGCAATGGAAGTATGATCTTTCATCACTCAAATTTCTAATGATTGCCGCTGAACCAGTAAGGCAGAAAACTCTCAAGAACTTTATTGAGCTCACAAGAACTTTTGGTCTTTCCCAAAGAGTGATGGCTCCTGGCTATGGATTGGCAGAAAATTGTGTGTTTGTAAGCTGTGCTTATGGAGAAGGAAAACCAATCTTGGTGGACTGGCAAGGAAGAGTTGGTTGTGGCTGCGTGAATCAAAATGAGGCGGATGTTGATATCAAAATAGTTGATCCGGAAAGTGGCGAGGAGCACGAGGAATCTGGAAAGGAAGGAGAAATATGGATCAGCAGTCCTAGTGCAGGGATTGGATATTGGGGCAGGGAGGAACTGACTGAGAAAACTTTCAGAAACAAGCTCGGTTCTGGTTCTGAAAAGGTATATACAAGAACTGGAGACCTTGGAAGGATAATTGATGGGAGTTTGTTTATAACTGGAAGAATCAAGGACCTCATTATTGTTGCTGGAAGAAATATTTACCCGTCAGACATAGAAAAGACCGTTGAAAGCTCATCTGAAATCCTCCGCCCGGGCTGTTGTGCTGTTATTGGAGTTCCAGAAGAGACCTTATCTAGCAAAGGAGTGGAAGTACCTGATCACTCTGACCAGGTTGGCTTAGTTGTCATTGCAGAAGTAAGAGATGGTAAACCTATTGGCAAAGATGTCGCGGAGGAAATTAAGGCAAGAGTTGCCGAAGAACATGGTGTCACTTTGGCTTCTATTAAGCTGATCAAGCCAAGAACTATCAGCAAAACAACATCTGGAAAGATAAAGAGATTTGAGTGCTTGAAACAATTCATTGATGGAACACTAGATGTGGTTCCAGATCAAATCTCCTTGAAGCGGAAACTTCTTAGATCTTTTACTACAGGTTCTTGCAAGGAGGGAAATATACCAAGGCCACATTTGAATACAACATCCCTTTCACCAACTCCAAGAttgaataaaaaggaaattattGAGTTCCTGAAGGGACTCGTGTCGGAGCAAACAGGAATCTCTATCAGCAAGATTACTACTACTGAAAGCTTAGTCTCTTATGGTATTGATTCTATTGGTGTAGTCCGGGCAGCTCAAAAACTATCAGATTTTCTTGGAGTGCAAGTTGGTGCAATAGATATCTTCACAGCAACTTGCATCGAGGACTTGGCAAACTTCACAGAGGATTTGGTTCTAAAATCACGACCTCACGATGCATCAAATCCTTCTTATCTTCCAGATTACTCAGAGGATGGTTCTTGTAATGTGATGGCTGAAGAAGTTTCCCCATCTCATCGATTCGGTATCATGCTATCGCAACTTCTTGCTCTTGTCTATGCTATTTTCATGCTGGTCCTTCCTGCATACTCATCCATATCTGTGTTCAAGAGCCTGATTTTGACAAGCCCTATTCTAATGACTTCATTTCCTTGGGCTTGCTATGCAATTTCCTTGGTGTTTGCACCATTTGCTTGGCTTCTATGCATATCTACCACCTGCATTTGCATCGGTATTCTAGGAAATTCAGTCCTTCAACCAAATTATTCCCTGACCCCCGAAGTGTCCATCTGGTCATTGGATTTCGTTAAGTGGTGGGCGATATACAAGGCACAAGAAATTTCATCTAAAGTTATGGCAGTGCATTTGAGAGGAACAGTTTTTCTGAAATACTGGTTCCAAGTATTCGGAGCAAGGATAGGATCATCGGTTGTACTGGATACAGTCGACATCAGTGATCCAGCACTTGTTTCGATAGGAGATGGAGCTGTTATTGCAGAAGGAGCTTTAATTCAAGGACATGAAGTGAAGAATGGAATCCTGAGTTTTCTTCCAGTTAGAATTGGCAAAAACTGTTTGGTTGGTCCTTACGCTGTCCTCCAGAAAGGAAGTGTTTTGGGAGAAGGGACTGAGATAGCATCATTACAGAAGACAgcaacatcaaaatcaaacaGTATTAAGAAGGTgaggattttgatttcaaatGTTAAATTTATCTGATTGTCAAGCTTCTTATTACCTTAAATAGTATTCTTAAGGCCCTCAGTTAGATTTTTTTCGCTATTATTAAAAGTTGTGCGAATATATCTCTTAGAATATTACCATCGGGGACAAAGTTAGACTCGAGctaatgttttcttatatatttctcAACCAAACAAACAATATTAGACTGTTGTCTAACGTTTGCAATAACTTACAAAATCTAAGAGAGTGGTTTTAACGTTTTCTCATAGCATTCCTATTGTGATTTCAGGTCATTGAACAGACAAAAGAAGCAGAAGGTGGTGTCAGTCAAGCTATGGGTGACTTGATCGGAATCTACATTGTCGGATTCATAAGCGCTCTCTCAGGAGCTATCCTTTATTTCATGTACATACTGTTAGCTCAAAAGTCTCCATCTCTTCAATACTTCTCCTTGATATGTCTCTCTGGAGCATTCCACTGGTTTCCATTCACTATCATCGCTTACATGGCCATTATTTCAAGTACATCGTCGAGTCCAACAATCTTTGCTATCTCAGTAGCAACTGCTTACTTGGCTCATGGATTGATTCTCAGCTTCCTTACCATCTTTGCGAGCAGTTTTCTCTCGAAAAATCAAGAGAACAAACGTGATACACGAAGGACGTGGCTGAAACATAGAATTAACATTTCCTGTCATCTCAGATTTGCTAAACTCCTTTCCGGAACTGAAGCTTTCTGCATGTACCTGAGGCTCTTGGGTGCAAAAGTTGGAAAACATTGTTCTATCCGAGCCATCAATGCGGTTTCTGATCCGAAATTGATGTCACTAGGTGACGGTGTCCATCTAGGTGACTTCAGCAGGATTGTAACAGGTTTCTATTCCTCGAGTGGATTCACGAGTGGTGTAGTTGAGGTACAAGACAATTCAGTTGTTGGGAGCCAAAGTGTTGTCCTTCCAAGATCACTTATTCAAACAGATGTTATTCTTGGTGCACTTTCAGTTGCTCCGATGAATTCTGTTCTTCGTAGCGGTGGTATTTATGTTGGAAATCAATCCCTGGTCATGATAAAGAACACACATCACGCGATGGATGAAAGGATCGAAGAGATGGATACGAAATACAAGAAGATAGTTGGCAATCTATCTGCGAATTTAGCCGCAACAACTCTCAAGGTGAAAACAAGATACTTTCATCGAATTGGTGTTAGTGGAAAGGGAATGCTCAAAATATATGACAACATCAAAGGATTTCCAGACCATAAAATCTTTCGATCTGGCAAAAACTATCCTGTCATAGTCCGGCACAGCAACAGCTTAAGTGCCGATGATGATGCAAGACTCGATGCTCGTGGTGCTGCATTGAGGATACTGTCTGATACAAATTCAGATGATGAAAAACCAATTCTAGATTTGACATTGAAGACGGGGAAAGCATTCTATGCTCAGACTATCTCTGACTTCGCGACATGGCTTGTTTGTGGCTTAGCAGCAAGAGAGGAGCATGTGAAACGTGTTCCACATGTTCGTGATGCAGTATGGACTTCACTACGTGATTCGAACTCATACACACAGATGCATTATTACTCAAATATATGCAGGCTTTTCAGGTTCACAAATGGACAAGAAATGTATGTGAAGTTCAAGTTGAGGCCTTTTGATGAAACCATTACTGAAGATTCTGGTAAAGTCGAGCCTATCGGAATACTTCCTCCAGAAACAGGTGCAATTCCTAGGAAAGATAACGACACGCGCCCATTACTTTTCCTTGCTGATGATTTCAAGAAAAGGGTAAGTTCACAAGGCGGCGTTCGCTACATTTTCCAACTACAATTCAGGCCTGTCCCTAAGGATGAAGCAACACAAGACATCGCACTTGACTGCACTAGGCCATGGGATGAAGCTGAATTCCCAAATGTTGATGTTGGAGAAATTTTCATAGATCAGAACCTCACAAATGAACAATCAGAGAAGCTGGAATTCAATCCCTTTCTTCGATGCCACGAGGTTGACGTTGTGAAGGCAACATCATCCTCACAAAGTGCATCCATCGATCACGGTCGTTCATTGATCTATGAAATTTGCCAACATTTGAGAAATGGGGAACCACTTCCAGAAGCCTGGAAGAACTTCATAGAACAATCAGATGTGAAAGTTGATCTCTCTGGTTGTCCTATTGCATCAACACAACAAGTGAAACAAGAAACTAGTACTCATCAACAAGTAGCTCTATCAAGAACATGGTATCAAACTTATTGGTCCACTTTTGCTCAGCCACTACTCCAAACATTCTTGCCATACTTTCTTTTGTCATTCTCAATTCATGGCCCTCTAAATTGGCTACTATCTTCAACAACAAATCATCCACTATACTGGTTCTTTCCATTCTTTTGGATATCCTCAGGACTACTAGCAGCATTGGCTTGTGTATTAGCAAAACTattgttcacaacaacaaaacAAGATGGAGGAAAATCACTCATATGGAGCAAAAGTCTTTTGATGGAAACACTATGGCAAGCATTTAGGACACTTGTTAGTGACTACTTCATGGACATGACAACAGGTTCATTCTTGTTTGTCATTTGGATGAAACTCATGGGATCAGAAGTTGAACTAAGTCAAGGAGTTTATGTAGATAGCAATGGAGTGTTGTTGAATCCTGAAATGATAGAGATTGAAAGAGGTGGATGCATAGGCAAAGAAGCATTATTATTTGGACACATATATGAAGGTGAAGGTGTAGTAAAATTTGGCAAAGTTAGAATAGGTGAAGGAAGTTTTGTTGGGAGTAGAGCTGTGGCAATGCCTGGTGTAGTAGTAGAAAGTGGCTGTTGTTTAAATTCTCTTTCACTTGCCATGAAAGAAGAAATTGTTAAGTCAAGGTGaaatggttgttgttgttgttggcttTGTCATTGAATAAATTACCATCCCTATAGTTTTTGTAtgcatgattttgaatgaaaaagaGGTGGAAATGAAGGAAAGTTGTTATGTTTTCCTTTTTACTTGGTTCTTTGTTTTCACATTgaatttagtaaatgtgaatgTATACAATATAACAACTTTGGTTCAGTTCCAAACAAGTTGAGATCGGTTATATGAATCGTTACTATTAGTGGCAGAGCTACTTTTGCTTTAAGGGGTTCATTCGAACTCCCTTCggcgaaaaattatattatttttacatagttaaaaatatttttttgcatatatagtagatgttaaaCCCCCTTCGAATAGTTCGCATATTTACTTTTTGAACCCCTCAATGAAAATCTTGACTCCGCCACTAGTAACTATTCATATTgtttcatttaaatttatttgtgtCCAATAGTATATGTGGATTCACTTTTCTGTAGGTTATATATTCACTTATGCGGCTTTCTTGATTGCCTTTACGTCGGACAAATTTGATTAATTAATGTGAATATAAAGAGACGAGAACTTATTCTCTCAATTAATGTCGGACTTAATATTCCACCACACGCTCGTGACTCAACTGGAGTATGGATTACGGGAGCCTAACACCGACAAACACAACAACATGAATTTATGGACTCGTGACTCTGATACAATGTGACGATCTAAATATTGGACTTAAATCAATTCCGAAATTAGTTTATGAGGATAAGATTGCCAAATTCATACATGAGACTTTAGTCTTATTGAATTttagtatatgtagatatatTCAAACATGACTACTACATTTCAATcccaaaaaagtaaaaattaggtAAAATCAATAACAACTGATCTAAATATTAAGATCAACAATATCTCAAGAAAGATTATACGAGTTAACTATAATAACAACTGACCTAAATATTAAGATCAATAATATCTCAAGAAAGATTACACGAGTTAACTATAATAACAACTGACCTAAATATTAAGATCAACAATATCTCAAGAAAGATTACACGAGTTAACTATATTATCAATTAAAGAGaataaattaattatcaaaatatgataaattttcaaagaaaataatagtaacttcaaataaataaagaaaaataaaatacttacaaATTCATTGAATGTAGATGCATTTACAAATTCATTGAACTTGGACATATTCACATGTTTCTAAGCTTTCTTTTTTTGTCCTATTTGAGAACATGACAAAAGATAAGTTTTGGTAGTAACCAACATCCATTGTGATTTCTAGGATTGTCAAAGTGGTCTCCTATTTAGTCACGAGTTGGAGCTCTAAAATGGAAAAATacgtattataaaattaaaaattaattgttaTATAAGAGTTCGATAATTACTTGTGTGATATTACTCTATATAATAAGAGTGAATGAGGGCTAAAATAGGAGCTTCGGGTTGTTTTTCAAAAATGACAACTAAGCTCTTcaaagttttatttattattatttaaagatttttttagaattagttatatttatttaaaatttatatataaaaatgttATACATTATAATAAtgaatgttaaaatatttaaaaggcatGATCAAAAATTGATTGCTTCTCAAATTTTTTGCAGTATTACTTAAATTGGGATAACTATTtgaaaatgatacaaaaaatactataaataataataattaacactATATAATAAGAGTGAATGAGGACTAATATGAGGAGCCTGGGATCGTTTTTCAAAAATGACAACTAAGTTCCTcaaagttttatttattattatttaagaaTTTTTCTAGAATtagttatatttaattaaaatttacgtaaaaaaaatattatatattattataatgaATGTTAAATATTTAAAAGGCATGATAAAAAATTGATTGCTTCTCAAATTTTTCGCAGTGTTGCTTAAATTGGGATAactatttgaaaatgatataaaaaatactataaataataataattaacaactttaaaactAGAATGAGAGCTTAGGGCCGTTTTTTAAAAATGACAAGTAAGCTCCTCaaagtttcatttattattatttgaggatttttataaaattacttatatttatttaaaatttttggaaaaaaaattatacattataataattaatgttaaaatagttaaaaagtaTGATAAAAAATTGATTGCTTCACAATTTTTTTGCACTGTTGCTTAAATTGGGATAactatttgaaaatgatataaaaaatattatagataataataattaataacttaaaatatttaaaagatatattaaaGTAAGAATGAGAAGAGCTTTGAATCAtctttaaaaaatgataaataagttCCTCAATTccaacttatatttttttatgagcTTAGAGTCAGCTTGGAAACGAATAAGAGTGAATGATGAGCTTAggatcattttttaaaaatgataattaagcttctcaaagtttcatttattattatttgagattttttttagaactatttatatttattttaaatttacgTTAAAATACTATAcacaataattaattttaaaatatttaaaagacatgataaaaaaaaattgattgctTCTCAAAATTTTTGCAATGTTTCATAAATTGGGATAATTATTTGAATGATGTTAAAAATactatgaataataataattaacaatttaaaatatttaaaatacattacTTTACTCTATATAATAAGAGTGAATAGGAGAGGGAGTGTGCAACTTATATAGAGTGAATAGGAGAGGGAGTGTGCAACTTTCAGCCGTCTTGCTTGTCGATCGTTTAGCtgctccataattttactatatcgcccctaattaattattatatgtcttctacgtattagaaaattaataatatttaataaaaaaattaaataaatatttatgacatgtttacttcaattgcttcaaaccataatttaactatatcactcctaatcaattattataagtcatctaagtattaaaaaattaatattaaaaaattaatttttaaaaattattatagaaccatttaagtaataaaaaattaataatatttaatgctGAATTAACTTGACGTcatatatgaggtccacttaattttttttccataagtaattttttataataattttatatatcacttctaattagttattataaattatttaagaaatgtCTAATTTGatacttcaatcatgattttactatatcatccctaattaattattatgaccatctaaatattgtgccacttaaattggaatagaagtaaaaatattataaatcataataattaaaaaattaaattatttaaaaaatatgattgactatcaatgccaacAAAGTTTGGATAGAgataataacatatattatttgaatattaataaaaagtattataaattgcaatagttaacaacttaaaatatatataaaaaaaattgtcatatatttttttacaaatacgtaaaaaaatactatacatcacaataattcacaatttaaaaaaaattaaagattaatctGTCTGTTATGATACAACTTTATTGGTCCTTTTCCTTGCCTttattttttcatccattttaatttgtttgtcttattttttttttttaattttatatttcaaaaagatacaaaaaaaattcatgtaaatcacaataattaataacttaaaaaatttaaaagatataaaatatttggctgactctcAAATTATTCATTGTCACTTAATTTGTAATAGAAGTAAAAGTATTATAAACCACAGTAATTAAAAAGTTAAaccattttaaaatataattgactatcagtgcTACAAAATTTTttacaaggagagtaacatatattattttaaaataacaaaaaatatattataaattataatatttaatggcttaaaatatctaaaaaaattaatctattatatattcctagaaaatacataaaagataCTATAGATCAgaataattaacaaattaaaaatttaaaagatataaaatacttGGTTGACTCTTTaaattatatcagtgccacttaaattggaatagttaaaaatttaattgaatatcaacgccacaaaagtttgggcgaggagagtaacatgtattatttaaaaattacataaaaaagaattataaattaaaataattaacaagttaaaatatctaaaaaaataattttgttacaTAACAAcgtaaaatttttttaaaatataaaatatttggttgactctagAAATATATCTGTGCCActtaaattagaattaaaaaaaagtattataaatctcaataattgaaaacttaaaatatttttaaaatgtaactGACTATcgatgccacaaaaatttgaacaagtaGAGTAACATGTATTGTttacaaattatataaaatgtattataaattacaacaattaacaacttaaaacatCTAAAGCATATGCCACATATggaactaaaaaataatatatattgggcccgtgctggcACGGACATCTAGTCTATTAATAGAGTATGACCTTTTTTCATCGatcacaaatataaaaaaattctttctttagaaAAGTATTTATTCAATCAAACTAAGTGTATAAAACAAACACTCTGTTGGGAACTCTGCTCCCAAATGGGGCCCGACGCGGGGCAAATTTAAATATAGTCGGATTCCTAAAAAGTGGGTACTAGACACTGAGTGGtttaaaccaaaaagaaaaaaaagtgtataaaacataataaacaaTGTAATTTATCATAAGTATTAAAGATGATTACTTTCTAATAATTGACTAAACTAttcattattgaaaaattatattgtacAGACCAAATAAGTTATTGAAATTTTTaacattaaaaaattatagtaatgaaatgaccaaaaaaggttaaaaatttattattatttattttaatttaatataaattttgtgtGAAGGCGTTGATGATTTTCCACCTCTCCTTTTTGTCTCTTTATAAAACAAAacttcttcttaaaaaaaaaaaaattcatttgcaATATTTTTGGAGGATTTTCAGCCATTTTTAATTTATATCTGTCTTTATCTATGTTCCCTTTTCTGTGTTTTATGAATTTTCCGCaacaaaaatacatttaaatattcTTGATATATTAtaaatctttattattatttttttcttgaaaagaaaggAATAAAATCTGATATTCTTTGAATTGTTTGTGTTGTACAGAGCATGGCTGTGATGAATGAGATTGGAGTTGATTTCAGGTATACATCTCCCCTTTTAtaattatttgtgtttattttgtgTTTCTCTTTTTATGGTTGTATTGTTGTAATGGATAAAGTTGTTGTCACGTGATCAAGAGGTCACGATAAGTAGTGGAAATGGCTTCaggcagaaatgtaaggtaaggtaCATATAACGGAACCTTGTGGTTTGGTCCTTTTGTGGATACCGTCCATAGCTGGAGCTTTAGTGCGTCGGGTTGTctttctgttgttgttgttgtgttgtttcaTCAGAATAgctatttttttgaaagaaaaataaatcttgAAGGGTTTTAATGAGTTCTGATCATTTGTGTATCGGGTAAAGTTGTTGTGTTGTAGTATcgggtaaagttgttgtcacgtGATCAAGAGATGAATGAATGGCCTCAAATGACGTCTTGCAGAAATGCAAAGTAAGGTGTTCATAGCGGGAACTTTAGTACAACGGGTtgtcttttgttgttgttgttgtttcatcAGAATAGCTAtttctttttaacaaaaataaatcttGAAGGGTTTTAATGAGTTGTGATCATTTGTGTAATGGGTAAAGTTGGTGTGTTCTTGTAACGGGCAAAGTTGTTGTCACGTGATCAAGAGGTCATGATAAGTCGTGGAAATGGCCTCCGGCAAAACTGGTCACGTGTTTAAGCCGTGGATAcgacctcttgcagaaatgcaaggtaaggttgtgtATAACAGACTCTAGTGGTCTGGCCCTTTCGTAGATATAGTGGGAGTTTTAATGCACCGGGTTGTCTAATGTAGTTGTTGTAAtcggtaaagttgttgccacgTGATCAAGAGGTCACGATAAGTCGTGGAAATGGCCTCTGGCAAAAATGATTACGTGTTTAAGCTATGGAAATGACCTCTtccagaaatgcaaggtaaggctgtgtTTAATAGACCCTTTCGTGGATACGGTCCATAGCGGAAGTTTTAGTGCATCGAgttgtctgttgttgttgttgttgtaaccggtaaagttgttgtcacgtGATCAAGAGGTCACGATAACTCTCGGAAATGGTCACGTGTTGAAGTTGTGGAAAtgacctcttgcagaaatgcaaggtaagactgcgtataatagacccttgtggtccggaCTTTTCGTGGATACCGtccatagcgggagctttagtgcaccgggttgtGTGTCTGTTTGGTGTTGTTTTCTCATCAAAATAGCtatttttttctaacaaaaataaaTCTTGAAGGGTTTTAATGAGTTGTGATCATTTGTAtatgttgattaatattttttttaaagtatttgagAATTTGGGTATGTGAGAAAAATCTTGAAAATGGAGTTTTTGAGCAAGGTTTCTGCATTGGCAGtcttaaaaattgaatcttggattGATTTTATTTGCTCTTTCAATCTCTCACATTATATGTGTTACCTTTTTGGGTTgtgatgttcttgaactttctTTGTTATAACCGGGGTGTTCGGGCACCTCGACTAATTCATCGGAATACCTGCCTAATGTAAACTCTAGGATGGTTGTGACCAATTGTTTCATCAATTTACCAGAATTGTGATTTGGGTAAGCTGTATTTTTATCGATCTTTAAGCGTTTTATGAGTTTTGATAGTTTTGTGTTTGTTGATGTTTTTGTAGTATTTGTGAATTTGGGTATGTGAGAACTAACTTGAAAGCGGAGGTTTTGGTCGTGATTTTTGTTCAAATGCCGGAAACTGGATGAGGTTCTTGCATTAGCAATCTTAAATATTGAATCTTGGATTGGAAACAATGAGTTTCTTGTGTTTTGCCAATGTTAGTTTGTTGCTTTCTGTGGCTAGCTTGGTGGATAGAGTACCGGTACCTGTGTTGGTGGGAGGTAATAGGTACCCTGGAAACAGTCGAGGTGCGTGCAAGCTGGCTCCGACTGTATAAAAAAATTTGTTGCCTTTTGTATCTCTGTTGGATAGATATCGTAACACCGGCCTTTTGCTTTTGTATTGAGTAATGTGTGATTTGATGCTGATGTGCTTAGGAACAGCTCGGACATTGAAGTCGACGACATAAGGTGCGACAACCTAGATGAAAAGGATGTCAGTGATGAGGAGATTGAGCCAGAGGAATTGGAGAGACGGATGTGGAAGGACCATATCAAGCTCAAGCGGCTCAAGGAAAAACAGAAGCTTGCAGCTCGGCAAGCtgcaaagaagaaggaaaataaacAAGTTACTGATCAGGCTAGGCGGAAAAAGATGTCGAGAGCTCAAGATGGGATTTTGAAGTACATGTTGAAGCTCATGGAGGTCTGCAATGCTCGAGGATTTGTTTATGGGATCATTCCCGAAAAGGGTAAACCTGTGAGCGGTTCGTCAGATAACGTAAGAGCTTGGTGGAAGGAGAAGGTGAAGTTTGATAAGAATGGTCCTGCCGCAATAGCTAAGTATGAAGCGGAATGTCTCGCAAGAGGAGAAGGTGTAGGCAGCCAAAACGGGAACTTGCAAAGTGTTCTGCAAGACTTGCAAGATGCTACCTTGGGGTCCCTTTTGTCTTCTTTAATGCAACACTGTGATCCACCTCAACGGAAGTACCCACTGGAGAGAGGTGTCTCGCCACCATGGTGGCCAACGGGGGATGAGGGGTGGTGGGCTAAATTGGGACTACCTAAGGGTCAGAAACCGCCATACAGAAAGCcacatgatttgaagaagatgtgGAAAGTTGGCGTTCTAACTTCTGTCATAAAACATATGTCACCTGATATTGCAAAGATCAGGAGATTAGTCCGCCAATCGAAGAGTCTGCAGGACAAGATAACTGCTAAAGAGAGTTCAATTTGGTTGGCTGTTTTA is a genomic window containing:
- the LOC107874336 gene encoding uncharacterized protein LOC107874336, which produces MDTQKSIEDKFSEIHPCFPVNTRIAIVGAGPSGISAAYALCNLGYNNVTIIEKHRSVGGMCESVDVDGKIYDLGGQVLAANSAPTIFHLAKETGSELVELDSHKLALIDSQTGNYQDNKVADDYVSVISLTLELQDKARDLGRIGIHAVSDIASDMTPAFLERRGFKSVPKSVAYGYTASGYGFVQDMPYAYIHEFTRTSMAGKIRRFKDGYTSLWKKVSESLPITVMCQTEVLSVRRDSTGVKIDVKNSSGDFESMEFDKLMLSGAFPFRLGRTYRSPSSSIPADPENEVLELSELEKELFSKVQTIDYYTTVLKIKGLEHMPVGFYYFEEFMDDPATIGNPVAMQRFYSDTNIFLFWSYGNSANIEGSTVLQLAVDAVKRIGGEIEMVVLQRRFKYFPHVNSQDMKDGFYDKIENQLQGQKNTYYVGGLMAFELTERNSSYSMALVSKHFANTDPQPEFPYVKRLFPLLSDRLDKNPKALKESRQVEFPELSSLDGYLKHWGTHNTTCKKTLYKWISEEGKVVNERTYEELNANASCIADKLLSSRKPIMKQGDRVLLVYVPGLEFIDAFFGCLRAGVLPVPVLPSDPMQRGGQALLKIENIAKSCNAVAILSTAGYHVAVRAGSVKHLISLNRKNGTSSARWPNLPWIHTDSWVKNAKEMHSDSNDQFEPQPDTVCFLQFTSGSTGDAKGVMITHGGVIHNVKLMRRIYKSTSNTVLISWLPQYHDMGLIGGLFTALVSGGSAILFSPMTFIRNPLMWLDAMSKYKATHSAGPNFAFELVVRRLEASKEKQWKYDLSSLKFLMIAAEPVRQKTLKNFIELTRTFGLSQRVMAPGYGLAENCVFVSCAYGEGKPILVDWQGRVGCGCVNQNEADVDIKIVDPESGEEHEESGKEGEIWISSPSAGIGYWGREELTEKTFRNKLGSGSEKVYTRTGDLGRIIDGSLFITGRIKDLIIVAGRNIYPSDIEKTVESSSEILRPGCCAVIGVPEETLSSKGVEVPDHSDQVGLVVIAEVRDGKPIGKDVAEEIKARVAEEHGVTLASIKLIKPRTISKTTSGKIKRFECLKQFIDGTLDVVPDQISLKRKLLRSFTTGSCKEGNIPRPHLNTTSLSPTPRLNKKEIIEFLKGLVSEQTGISISKITTTESLVSYGIDSIGVVRAAQKLSDFLGVQVGAIDIFTATCIEDLANFTEDLVLKSRPHDASNPSYLPDYSEDGSCNVMAEEVSPSHRFGIMLSQLLALVYAIFMLVLPAYSSISVFKSLILTSPILMTSFPWACYAISLVFAPFAWLLCISTTCICIGILGNSVLQPNYSLTPEVSIWSLDFVKWWAIYKAQEISSKVMAVHLRGTVFLKYWFQVFGARIGSSVVLDTVDISDPALVSIGDGAVIAEGALIQGHEVKNGILSFLPVRIGKNCLVGPYAVLQKGSVLGEGTEIASLQKTATSKSNSIKKVIEQTKEAEGGVSQAMGDLIGIYIVGFISALSGAILYFMYILLAQKSPSLQYFSLICLSGAFHWFPFTIIAYMAIISSTSSSPTIFAISVATAYLAHGLILSFLTIFASSFLSKNQENKRDTRRTWLKHRINISCHLRFAKLLSGTEAFCMYLRLLGAKVGKHCSIRAINAVSDPKLMSLGDGVHLGDFSRIVTGFYSSSGFTSGVVEVQDNSVVGSQSVVLPRSLIQTDVILGALSVAPMNSVLRSGGIYVGNQSLVMIKNTHHAMDERIEEMDTKYKKIVGNLSANLAATTLKVKTRYFHRIGVSGKGMLKIYDNIKGFPDHKIFRSGKNYPVIVRHSNSLSADDDARLDARGAALRILSDTNSDDEKPILDLTLKTGKAFYAQTISDFATWLVCGLAAREEHVKRVPHVRDAVWTSLRDSNSYTQMHYYSNICRLFRFTNGQEMYVKFKLRPFDETITEDSGKVEPIGILPPETGAIPRKDNDTRPLLFLADDFKKRVSSQGGVRYIFQLQFRPVPKDEATQDIALDCTRPWDEAEFPNVDVGEIFIDQNLTNEQSEKLEFNPFLRCHEVDVVKATSSSQSASIDHGRSLIYEICQHLRNGEPLPEAWKNFIEQSDVKVDLSGCPIASTQQVKQETSTHQQVALSRTWYQTYWSTFAQPLLQTFLPYFLLSFSIHGPLNWLLSSTTNHPLYWFFPFFWISSGLLAALACVLAKLLFTTTKQDGGKSLIWSKSLLMETLWQAFRTLVSDYFMDMTTGSFLFVIWMKLMGSEVELSQGVYVDSNGVLLNPEMIEIERGGCIGKEALLFGHIYEGEGVVKFGKVRIGEGSFVGSRAVAMPGVVVESGCCLNSLSLAMKEEIVKSR